The following are from one region of the Odontesthes bonariensis isolate fOdoBon6 chromosome 12, fOdoBon6.hap1, whole genome shotgun sequence genome:
- the acp6 gene encoding lysophosphatidic acid phosphatase type 6 — protein MRNLLGKAGLLGSVSVAFGSILWSQQKTESDLVPSDPSPADSNSSSSYELKLVQVLFRHGARTPLKTIPDVMEAQWVPSLLEPPPHTHIDYVVTDLQGGPRPPAPVEDSYRKNILTGGTFPGQLTTLGMQQLYELGKRLRRRYIEESPFLNATYTPDEVYVRSTNIVRTIESAKCLVAGLFQQKQKEIVPILTTEAESEILYPNYHGCKLLKTLGSHRWAESATLPDIAADLQSIQSALGIAAHQHVDFILIRDDMVARETHGLPCPPALDSWRNKVEQRAVDMMCHVFEPSKRENLQLCVGPLLHTLINNIEEKLQGSSSEPDRKLFLYSAHDTTLIPCLMALGIFDMIWPPYAADITVELHQKRQTSEAFVKVSYIGQDQLIPGCSGVYCPLQEFKKVLSAYTLSSELYRSLCNRTEGLTEP, from the exons ATGAGGAATCTTTTGGGCAAAGCAGGTCTGTTGGGATCTGTGTCGGTAGCTTTCGGCTCAATACTGTGGTCACAACAGAAGACCGAATCGGACCTGGTCCCTTCGGATCCCAGCCCCGCTGACTCAAACTCAAGTTCCTCCTATGAGCTCAAACTGGTCCAAGTCTTATTCCGGCACGGTGCTCGAACGCCGCTGAAGACCATACCTGACGTGATGGAG GCCCAGTGGGTCCCTTCACTCTTGGAGCCTCCGCCCCATACCCACATCGACTACGTGGTGACGGATCTTCAGGGTGGACCCAGGCCTCCAGCTCCTGTGGAGGACAGCTACCGAAAGAACATACTGACT GGAGGCACATTCCCCGGTCAGCTAACCACACTGGGCATGCAGCAGCTGTACGAGTTGGGCAAGAGGTTAAGGAGGAGATACATCGAGGAGAGTCCCTTCCTTAACGCCACTTATACCCCTGATGAGGTCTA TGTGCGCTCCACTAACATTGTGAGGACCATTGAATCTGCCAAGTGCCTGGTAGCAGGCCTCTTCCAGCAAAAGCAAAAAG AAATTGTGCCTATCTTAACAACGGAGGCAGAGTCTGAAATTCTGTATCCTAACTATCACGGATGCAAGCTTCTCAAAACCCTCGGCAG CCACCGCTGGGCAGAGTCGGCCACTCTGCCAGACAtcgctgcagacctgcagagcATCCAGAGTGCACTGGGGATCGCTGCTCACCAGCACGTCGACTTCATCCTCATTAGGGATGACATGGTTGCCAGAGAG ACGCACGGCCTCCCTTGCCCACCAGCGCTGGACTCCTGGAGGAATAAAGTGGAACAGAGAGCTGTGGACATGATGTGCCATGTCTTTGAACCCAGCAAGAG GGAAAACTTGCAGCTTTGTGTCGGACCCCTCCTGCACACACTGATAAACAACATTGAAGAGAAACTACAGGGCAGCTCGTCAGAACCAGACAG GAAGCTGTTTCTTTACTCTGCGCACGACACCACTCTGATACCCTGTCTCATGGCTCTGGGAATTTTTGATATGATATGGCCACCATACGCCGCCGATATCACTGTGGAGCTGCACCAAAAGCGTCAGACCAGCGAGGCCTTTGTTAAAGTCTCGTACATCGGCCAG GATCAACTTATACCAGGTTGCAGTGGAGTCTACTGCCCGCTGCAGGAGTTCAAAAAGGTCCTCTCTGCATACACGCTGAGCTCTGAACTCTACCGTTCCCTTTGTAACCGCACAGAAGGCTTGACTGAGCCCTGA